In Rutidosis leptorrhynchoides isolate AG116_Rl617_1_P2 chromosome 2, CSIRO_AGI_Rlap_v1, whole genome shotgun sequence, one genomic interval encodes:
- the LOC139888288 gene encoding uncharacterized protein, with translation MDKTFSVSSIIDKLPSSWQDFKHTLKHKKEDMNLNGLGSHLRIEESIWAQDSGKRKGKEVGSSINMIEDKSHGNKYNKKSNNKKRNFDGNKNASNKKDKKSCWRCGKSGHYKLDCKVKMGEGGSTSSAGQGSKDPTPNQGQISDFDDTIGWWVDSGATCHACKDRE, from the exons ATGGATAAAACTTTCTCGGTTTCATCCATCATTGATAAATTACCATCTTCATGGCAAGATTTTAAACACACACTCAAACACAAGAAAGAAGATATGAATTTAAATGGGTTGGGTAGTCACTTGAGAATTGAGGAATCAATTTGGGCACAAGATAGTGGCAAAAGGAAGGGTAAAGAAGTGGGATCTTCAATTAACATGATTGAAGATAAATCCCATGGGAACAAAtacaacaagaaatcaaacaatAAGAAACGAAATTTTGATGGCAACAAGAATGCGTCCAATAAGAAGGACAAGAAGTCTTGTTGGAGATGTGGCAAATCCGGTCACTATAAGCTGGATTGTAAAGTCAAGATGGGAGAAGGAGGAAGCACATCGAGTGCGGGCCAAGGATCAAAGGATCCTACTCCTAATCAAGGTCAAATTTCTGACTTT GATGATACAATTGGATGGTGGGTAGATTCGGGCGCAACTTGCCATGCTTGCAAGGACCGTGAATAG